Proteins from one Setaria italica strain Yugu1 chromosome V, Setaria_italica_v2.0, whole genome shotgun sequence genomic window:
- the LOC101753012 gene encoding putative F-box/FBD/LRR-repeat protein At1g78760 isoform X2, producing MPRYPDPTAEASAGSGRTVVAPALAPGTEYGIDDLPRDLLLRVLSCLDARQVVQTCVLSQLWRDLWRDVRRINASRREFEIKNDGDYDARNPLFKKLVNRFLMLRNPVPLEEFRLWYCSRSQIKGDHEEANLWIGNALLFNARSVEVYVWGDKLDIDPAVFTSEHLRSLLFDGVILTPGFFRQLQSECRALERLILQDCPITDVEISSQTLKFLSIGQECLFQSDDQASICTPNLIHFGFFAHAPHPRIPLLKNMESLVTAYITLDGFQFNDTLVDDIRQFLLGLSCARKMDLYFGQTKLAILGNNLQWCPKFNNLKLLTLGTWCLDANFYGLIVFLQNSPNLEKLTLELKEYVGAPKALMGEQGNRSFACEHLMTVEIICSEHGPMIDRLKELLLGSGMTPCQIHIRH from the exons atgcctcGCTACCCTGACCCAACGGCAGAGGCGTCTGCTGGAAGCGGTCGCACGGTTGTGGCCCCGGCGCTCGCTCCCGGGACGGAGTACGGGATCGACGACCTCCCCCGCGACCTTCTGCTCCGCGTCCTCTCCTGCCTGGACGCACGCCAGGTCGTGCAGACGTGCGTGCTGTCGCAGCTGTGGCGCGACCTCTGGCGCGACGTGCGCCGCATCAACGCCTCGCGCCGCGAGTTCGAGATCAAGAACGACGGCGACTACGACGCGCGCAACCCGCTGTTCAAGAAGCTTGTCAACCGTTTTCTCATGCTCCGTAACCCGGTTCCCTTGGAGGAGTTCCGCCTCTGGTACTGCAGCCGTTCACAGATCAAAGGCGACCACGAAGAAGCTAACCTATGGATCGGCAACGCTTTGCTCTTTAATGCTCGGTCTGTCGAGGTTTACGTCTGGGGTGATAAATTGGACATCGATCCTGCAGTGTTTACTTCAGAGCACTTGAGGAGCCTGCTTTTTGATGGAGTTATTTTGACCCCTGGTTTCTTTAGGCAACTCCAATCCGAGTGCAGAGCATTGGAACGTCTGATCTTACAGGACTGCCCCATTACTGACGTTGAGATTTCCTCCCAGACTCTGAAGTTTTTGTCCATTGGGCAGGAGTGTTTGTTTCAATCTGATGATCAGGCTTCTATTTGCACTCCAAACCTCATTCATTTTGGCTTCTTTGCTCACGCTCCTCATCCTAGAATACCTTTACTGAAGAACATGGAATCACTAGTGACAGCATACATTACACTCGATGGGTTTCAGTTCAATGATACTCTGGTTGATGATATCCGTCAATTTCTCTTGGGCCTTTCTTGTGCCAGAAAAATGGACTTGTATTTTGGACAAACAAAG CTGGCCATACTCGGAAATAATTTGCAGTGGTGCCCAAAATTCAACAATCTTAAGCTGCTGACTCTTGGCACATGGTGTCTGGATGCAAATTTCTATGGATTGATAGTCTTCCTTCAGAACTCACCTAATCTTGAGAAGCTAACTCTGGAACTAAAAGAG TATGTTGGTGCACCTAAAGCACTCATGGGCGAGCAAGGAAATAGATCGTTTGCATGTGAGCACCTTATGACTGTTGAAATCATTTGCTCGGAGCATGGTCCCATGATCGACAGGCTGAAGGAGCTTTTGCTTGGGAGTGGCATGACCCCTTGTCAGATTCATATCAGGCACTAG